The following are encoded in a window of Calorimonas adulescens genomic DNA:
- a CDS encoding M42 family metallopeptidase, translated as MEVVEFLSQVNNLSGIPGYEKEVSGAVAGIFREYCDEVDVDRFYNVIGKKSMGEGERPRVMLAAHMDEVGMMVTEIDDRGFIKFTGIGIDQRILPGQEVRVHGKRELLGIIGAKPPHLQKPGEADKAVDIKDMAIDVGMGAESVRDIVRVGDPITFKSPVIQMNGSFINGKSLDDRAGVAVLLEAMKELDRLKYNADVYFVATTQEELGSRGAKISTYALSPDVGIAIDVTHGDTPDAPKERTYAVGRGPAIGMGPNMHPVLTQKLIDTAKEYGIDYQLEVMAGHSGTDAWVMQVSREGVPTVLVSIPLRYMHTTVETLNVDDVKKAGRLIALFIASLKEGNEWLNY; from the coding sequence ATGGAGGTAGTTGAATTTTTATCACAGGTAAACAACCTATCCGGTATACCCGGTTATGAGAAAGAGGTATCCGGTGCTGTCGCAGGTATCTTCAGGGAATACTGCGATGAGGTTGATGTGGACAGGTTCTATAATGTCATAGGGAAAAAGTCCATGGGGGAAGGGGAAAGGCCCAGGGTGATGCTGGCTGCCCACATGGATGAGGTGGGGATGATGGTCACTGAGATTGATGACAGGGGGTTTATTAAGTTTACGGGTATAGGAATAGACCAGAGGATTCTCCCCGGCCAGGAGGTAAGGGTGCACGGCAAGAGAGAACTTCTGGGCATAATAGGTGCCAAGCCGCCTCACCTGCAAAAACCGGGAGAGGCAGATAAGGCTGTAGATATAAAGGACATGGCCATAGATGTAGGCATGGGTGCTGAAAGTGTAAGAGATATAGTAAGGGTGGGCGACCCTATAACATTTAAGAGCCCCGTCATTCAAATGAATGGCAGTTTTATAAATGGCAAGTCCTTAGACGACAGGGCAGGGGTGGCAGTCCTCCTTGAGGCAATGAAAGAGCTTGATAGGCTAAAATATAACGCCGATGTGTACTTTGTGGCTACAACCCAGGAGGAGCTGGGGAGTCGTGGTGCTAAGATAAGTACCTATGCCTTATCGCCTGATGTGGGTATAGCCATTGATGTAACCCACGGGGACACGCCCGATGCGCCGAAGGAGAGGACATATGCCGTAGGCAGGGGCCCTGCCATCGGTATGGGACCAAATATGCACCCTGTCCTTACGCAGAAGCTGATCGACACAGCAAAGGAGTACGGTATAGACTATCAGTTGGAGGTTATGGCTGGCCATAGCGGTACTGACGCATGGGTTATGCAGGTGTCAAGGGAAGGGGTGCCCACCGTACTGGTATCCATACCCTTGAGGTATATGCACACCACAGTGGAGACATTAAATGTAGATGATGTCAAAAAGGCAGGGAGGCTCATTGCACTTTTCATAGCCTCACTGAAGGAGGGAAATGAATGGCTGAACTATTAA
- a CDS encoding M42 family metallopeptidase, whose translation MAELLKRLTEANGVSGNETEVRNVIKKEIRQYVDDMYTDKMGNLIAYKKGTSSNPKRVMLDAHMDEVGLIITRICDDGMLKFGDIGIDQRVLLSKRVLIAGKVPGVIGIKAIHLQEKNERENVIKVEKMYIDIGATSREEAERLVSPGDYVTFITEFEPIGDGKVKAKALDDRAGCAVLIEALKERYPCDVYACFAVQEEVGLRGAGVAAYQINPDVGIAVEGTTCSDVPGVDENMYSTVMGDGPAISLIDRSSYSTKEIVNKLIEAAEGAGIPYQIKRTMTGGNDAGMIQRTGKGVRTGVVSVPVRYIHSPAAIMDLDDYRNTVKLIKEFLKRSVL comes from the coding sequence ATGGCTGAACTATTAAAGCGTCTTACAGAGGCAAACGGCGTCTCGGGCAATGAGACAGAGGTCAGGAACGTCATAAAAAAAGAGATAAGGCAGTATGTGGATGACATGTACACAGATAAGATGGGAAACCTCATAGCATATAAGAAGGGAACATCCAGTAATCCCAAAAGGGTGATGCTGGATGCCCATATGGATGAGGTTGGGCTCATCATAACGCGGATATGCGATGATGGGATGCTCAAATTTGGCGATATTGGCATAGACCAGAGGGTACTCCTCTCCAAGAGGGTGCTTATAGCGGGGAAGGTACCGGGTGTCATAGGCATAAAGGCCATACACCTTCAGGAAAAGAATGAAAGGGAAAATGTCATAAAAGTTGAGAAAATGTACATAGATATCGGGGCGACTTCAAGGGAAGAGGCGGAAAGACTTGTAAGCCCGGGGGACTATGTGACATTTATTACCGAATTTGAGCCCATAGGGGACGGCAAGGTAAAGGCAAAGGCCCTGGATGATAGGGCAGGCTGTGCTGTCCTTATAGAGGCGCTCAAAGAGAGGTATCCCTGTGACGTGTATGCCTGCTTCGCAGTGCAGGAGGAGGTTGGATTGAGGGGAGCTGGCGTTGCAGCCTATCAGATAAACCCCGATGTAGGCATAGCGGTAGAGGGCACAACATGCTCTGATGTCCCGGGGGTAGATGAAAACATGTATTCTACCGTGATGGGTGACGGCCCGGCCATATCCCTCATAGACAGGAGCTCATACTCCACAAAGGAGATAGTGAATAAGCTTATAGAGGCTGCAGAGGGTGCAGGGATACCATATCAGATTAAGAGGACGATGACAGGCGGCAATGACGCAGGCATGATTCAGCGTACTGGGAAGGGTGTCAGGACAGGCGTGGTCTCGGTACCTGTAAGATATATACACTCCCCTGCTGCCATAATGGACTTAGATGACTATAGAAATACTGTGAAGTTGATAAAAGAATTCTTAAAAAGGAGCGTGCTTTAG
- a CDS encoding M42 family metallopeptidase: MKELLKRLTSAYGPSGNEEEIREVIREEIKGYVDEIRVDTLGNLIAVKRGNGSKVMLAAHMDQIGLIVTYIDDRGFLRFAPVGGLGVTDLVDRKVRFKNGTVGVVSYENEIKEIKDVTINNMYIDIGASSREDALSMVKIGDVAVYYTPFGENRGKCTSCAMDDRAACALLIETIRNLKDSPHEIYFVFTVQEELGLRGATTAAYAIEPYAAVAVDVTDTGDTPKSVPMAVKLGAGPAIKVFDNSVMVHPAMKNIMVDEAEKLGIPYQLEVLKHGGTDSGAIALSRNGVPTGALSIPCRYIHSDSEMVDISDIEKGVRLLTGMLHDGIRL, from the coding sequence ATGAAAGAACTGTTAAAGAGGCTTACATCTGCCTATGGCCCCTCGGGCAATGAGGAGGAGATAAGGGAGGTCATAAGAGAAGAGATAAAAGGCTACGTAGATGAGATAAGGGTTGATACACTGGGGAACCTTATAGCAGTAAAAAGGGGCAACGGGAGCAAAGTGATGCTGGCCGCCCACATGGACCAGATAGGCCTCATTGTTACATATATAGACGACAGGGGATTTCTAAGGTTTGCACCTGTGGGTGGACTTGGAGTTACAGACCTTGTGGACAGGAAGGTCAGGTTTAAAAATGGGACTGTAGGTGTGGTGAGCTACGAGAATGAGATCAAGGAAATAAAGGATGTCACTATCAACAATATGTATATAGATATCGGCGCTTCAAGCCGTGAGGATGCCCTTTCCATGGTGAAGATTGGTGATGTGGCAGTTTATTACACACCCTTTGGCGAGAACAGAGGTAAATGCACATCCTGTGCCATGGACGACAGGGCTGCCTGCGCCCTGCTTATAGAGACTATCAGGAATCTTAAGGATTCGCCCCACGAGATATACTTTGTCTTTACCGTACAGGAGGAACTTGGCCTTCGCGGTGCCACCACAGCAGCCTATGCCATAGAGCCCTATGCGGCCGTAGCTGTGGATGTTACAGATACCGGCGACACTCCAAAATCAGTGCCGATGGCAGTAAAACTTGGGGCCGGTCCTGCAATAAAGGTGTTTGACAACTCTGTAATGGTACACCCTGCCATGAAAAATATAATGGTAGATGAAGCGGAAAAGCTTGGAATACCATACCAGTTGGAGGTACTCAAACATGGTGGTACGGACTCAGGGGCTATAGCCTTGAGCCGCAACGGGGTGCCAACAGGGGCGCTTTCCATACCATGCAGGTATATACATTCTGACAGTGAAATGGTAGATATATCCGATATAGAAAAGGGGGTAAGGCTTCTTACGGGTATGCTTCATGATGGTATAAGATTATAG
- a CDS encoding DNA polymerase IV: MKRNIIHVDMDAFFASVEQMDNPSLKGKPVIVGGLSGRGVVSTASYEARKYGVHSAMPMYKAKALCPEGIFLPVRHERYKEVSDKIFEILYGYTDVIEPVSIDEAYLDVTGGDAMETAKSIKEEVFKKTSLTVSVGISYNKFLAKLASDWNKPDGLMIITMDMVPEILKPLPVVKVHGIGKKSADKLNSIGVYTVADLLNLTRDQLIKLFGKFGSEIFDMIRGIDDRPVETYRETKSIGRETTLMSDTTDKDVLKKYILEFSKEVSSSLKKHGLYAKTVTVKYKTADFKTYTRSKTCNDIISSEKEISGLACKIIDSIDIKEPLRLIGVSVSNLTEGAARQISIFDKGYDSRINRVLKEINSKFKREVITTGSKIQRSI, encoded by the coding sequence ATGAAAAGAAACATCATACACGTGGATATGGATGCATTCTTTGCATCAGTGGAGCAGATGGACAACCCATCCCTGAAGGGCAAACCCGTCATAGTAGGAGGCCTTTCAGGACGGGGCGTGGTGTCTACTGCCTCTTACGAGGCCAGGAAATATGGGGTACACTCAGCCATGCCCATGTACAAGGCTAAGGCCCTGTGTCCCGAGGGCATTTTCTTACCTGTCAGACATGAAAGATACAAAGAGGTATCAGACAAGATATTTGAGATACTCTACGGATACACAGACGTTATAGAGCCAGTGTCTATCGATGAGGCCTACTTGGATGTAACAGGTGGGGACGCCATGGAGACGGCAAAATCCATAAAGGAAGAAGTCTTTAAAAAGACCTCCCTAACCGTATCAGTTGGTATTTCATACAACAAGTTTCTGGCGAAGCTGGCCTCGGACTGGAATAAGCCCGACGGACTGATGATAATCACAATGGACATGGTGCCGGAGATATTAAAGCCTCTCCCGGTCGTAAAGGTGCACGGTATAGGTAAAAAGTCGGCTGATAAATTGAACAGCATAGGGGTATACACCGTCGCTGACCTATTAAACCTCACCAGAGATCAGCTTATAAAACTGTTCGGCAAATTTGGTTCAGAAATATTCGACATGATACGCGGCATAGACGACCGGCCTGTGGAAACTTACAGGGAAACAAAGTCCATAGGCAGGGAAACAACCCTGATGAGTGACACCACGGACAAGGATGTACTTAAAAAATATATCCTGGAGTTTTCTAAAGAGGTCTCCAGTTCTTTAAAAAAGCACGGTCTCTACGCAAAGACCGTAACGGTAAAGTATAAGACGGCGGACTTCAAGACATACACAAGAAGCAAGACCTGTAATGACATTATATCCAGTGAAAAAGAAATTTCCGGCCTGGCCTGTAAAATCATAGACTCCATAGACATTAAAGAACCACTAAGGCTCATAGGGGTTTCCGTCTCAAACCTGACCGAAGGAGCTGCAAGGCAAATTTCCATCTTTGATAAGGGGTATGATAGCCGCATAAACAGAGTACTAAAAGAGATAAACAGCAAATTTAAGCGGGAGGTCATAACGACAGGCAGTAAAATACAAAGAAGCATATAG
- the hflX gene encoding GTPase HflX, with translation MINEAEDRPRAILAGIVNSTEDEESIDELALLAETAGITVAGRVTQRKERIDPAYYIGRGKVQELKLMAGELNANVVIFDDELSPIQKRNLENEIDIQIADRTMLILDIFSQRAKSLEGKIQVELAQLQYLLPRLTGKGIELSREGGGIGTRGPGETKLETDRRHIRRRISRLKKELEAVKKNRGVIRISRKYPVISLVGYTNSGKSTLLNALTGSDIPANDRLFDTLDTTTRALILPDGRTVLVSDTVGFIKKLPHQLIDSFKATLDEVSEADLLIHVVDGSSSKMDEEIATVNSVLKEVGAYTRPVLLAINKIDKVPGSAYTLNLPGSVRISALKRINLDGLINRIAELLPSFRQRAHLLIPYDDAGALDEVHRNGKITAEEYTPDGIALQGEIDIDTLGRLSKYVK, from the coding sequence ATGATAAATGAAGCAGAAGACAGACCAAGGGCAATCTTAGCCGGTATAGTCAACAGCACAGAAGATGAGGAGTCAATAGATGAGCTGGCACTTCTGGCAGAAACGGCCGGCATTACCGTAGCAGGCAGGGTTACACAGCGTAAAGAGAGGATAGACCCTGCATACTATATAGGGAGGGGAAAGGTTCAGGAACTAAAACTCATGGCTGGTGAGCTAAATGCCAATGTCGTTATCTTTGATGATGAACTATCACCAATACAAAAGAGGAATCTGGAAAACGAAATCGACATCCAGATAGCAGACAGAACTATGCTCATCCTCGATATATTTTCTCAAAGAGCGAAGTCACTGGAGGGCAAGATACAGGTGGAACTGGCCCAGCTTCAATACCTCCTTCCCAGGCTCACAGGTAAAGGTATTGAACTTTCCAGAGAGGGTGGTGGAATCGGTACTAGAGGGCCCGGCGAGACAAAGCTTGAGACCGACCGCAGGCATATCAGGCGGAGGATTTCCCGTCTTAAAAAGGAATTGGAGGCAGTCAAAAAAAATAGGGGTGTCATAAGGATATCCAGAAAGTATCCGGTTATAAGCCTGGTAGGATATACCAATTCAGGAAAGTCCACCCTTTTAAATGCACTTACCGGCTCTGACATACCGGCTAATGACAGGCTCTTTGACACCCTTGACACCACCACCCGTGCCCTTATCCTGCCGGATGGGAGGACTGTCCTTGTCTCAGATACAGTGGGGTTTATAAAGAAATTGCCTCACCAGCTTATCGACTCCTTTAAGGCTACCCTGGATGAGGTGAGTGAGGCAGACTTATTGATCCATGTGGTAGATGGTTCAAGTTCAAAGATGGATGAGGAAATCGCCACAGTAAACAGCGTGTTAAAAGAGGTAGGGGCCTATACAAGGCCCGTATTACTGGCTATAAATAAGATTGACAAAGTCCCCGGCTCTGCCTATACGCTTAATTTACCAGGTTCAGTAAGGATATCTGCTTTAAAAAGGATAAACTTAGATGGTCTGATAAACAGGATAGCGGAACTCTTACCATCTTTCAGACAAAGGGCTCATCTACTCATTCCTTACGACGATGCTGGTGCTCTGGATGAGGTACATAGGAACGGCAAAATAACGGCAGAAGAATATACACCTGATGGGATAGCCCTGCAGGGTGAAATTGATATTGATACATTGGGTAGACTGTCAAAATATGTTAAATAG
- a CDS encoding GGDEF domain-containing response regulator, whose amino-acid sequence MNLYEWVGEPLVKASWAYYADLRNFVYVTYKTIENSSYEKKRIINELIRYKIMGTTLGENEVVNNLSMLEDILKDDGHNDNEVKVALSRIIDILFISRKIFFGNGEDKILIASRDDIIATLLVELLIRGGFSAGHVRDLDELLYIVDNARPDLILIDLSIFDFGSNKFHEMSDYNLNEIPLIAIADEGQLEMVEKEIKLCIFDYIIKPFNPLEIACRIRLDLERYSSFRDTCLRDALTNAYNRSYFIERLYQEFGQFKRNRRPFSVMFLDIDKFKDINDIYGHVVGDKVLKEFSFAVMSSLRNCDIFCRYGGDEFVILMPDTDGKSAVRAAERIRENISSLKIDCGETDIMLSFSAGVKEMDDSITSCDEIIKAADAAMYAAKQAGGNRTERVNGKRKGNIIVVDSGKGLLEILRHTFDEDKIVLISPDEVHLLENDDPAVLLINDISTKVDGKTVLNEIKNRRMDFKVIYLTEDKNVNSIQGADIIFYRPFSMTELENEIYKLSKML is encoded by the coding sequence ATGAATTTGTATGAATGGGTTGGGGAACCATTAGTCAAGGCATCATGGGCCTATTATGCTGATCTCAGGAATTTCGTGTACGTGACATATAAAACGATAGAGAATTCGAGTTATGAAAAGAAAAGGATAATAAATGAGCTGATTAGATATAAAATAATGGGTACAACCCTTGGAGAAAATGAGGTAGTCAATAATCTCTCAATGCTTGAGGACATTTTAAAAGATGATGGACATAATGACAATGAGGTTAAAGTGGCATTAAGTAGAATTATAGACATTCTATTTATCAGTAGAAAGATATTTTTTGGAAATGGGGAAGATAAGATACTCATTGCCAGCAGGGATGATATAATTGCCACATTATTAGTGGAGCTTCTCATCAGAGGGGGGTTTTCAGCAGGGCATGTGCGGGATTTAGATGAGCTACTATACATAGTTGATAATGCCAGACCCGATCTGATACTAATAGACTTAAGTATTTTTGACTTTGGTAGCAATAAGTTCCATGAAATGTCCGATTATAATTTGAATGAGATACCATTGATTGCCATTGCCGATGAAGGGCAACTGGAGATGGTAGAGAAAGAGATTAAACTGTGTATATTTGATTACATAATAAAGCCGTTCAACCCCTTGGAAATTGCATGCAGAATAAGGCTTGACCTTGAAAGGTACAGTTCTTTTAGGGATACATGTTTAAGGGATGCGCTTACGAATGCATACAATAGATCATACTTCATTGAGCGTCTATATCAGGAGTTTGGTCAGTTTAAAAGAAACAGGCGACCGTTCTCCGTTATGTTTTTGGATATAGATAAATTTAAAGATATCAATGATATATATGGCCATGTGGTTGGCGATAAGGTGCTTAAGGAGTTTTCATTTGCTGTCATGTCATCATTGAGAAATTGTGATATCTTTTGCAGATATGGCGGAGATGAATTTGTCATTCTGATGCCTGATACGGACGGAAAGAGTGCTGTAAGGGCGGCAGAGAGAATAAGAGAGAACATATCCTCACTTAAAATTGATTGTGGAGAAACTGATATTATGCTGTCATTCAGTGCAGGCGTTAAAGAGATGGATGACAGCATAACATCCTGTGACGAAATTATAAAAGCCGCAGATGCTGCGATGTATGCGGCTAAGCAGGCTGGGGGCAACAGGACAGAGAGGGTGAATGGCAAAAGAAAGGGCAATATCATAGTGGTTGACAGCGGGAAGGGATTACTGGAGATCTTGAGGCATACATTTGATGAAGACAAAATTGTTTTAATCTCACCTGACGAGGTTCACCTTTTAGAAAATGATGATCCGGCTGTTCTTTTAATAAATGATATTTCAACTAAGGTGGATGGAAAGACTGTACTCAATGAGATAAAAAACAGGCGCATGGATTTTAAGGTCATATATTTAACTGAGGACAAAAATGTAAATTCAATACAAGGGGCGGATATAATATTTTACAGACCTTTTTCTATGACAGAGTTGGAAAATGAGATATATAAGCTGAGTAAGATGTTATAA
- a CDS encoding Asp23/Gls24 family envelope stress response protein: protein MAVYTKELGTVEISDDVVAAIAGLVTLEIKGVANMSGGVVDGITEVIGRKNLAKGIKVKSNERDVTIDANIVINYGDSIPEVSDNIQRKIKNDVEKYTGLNVVGVNVHVVGISQPEEAKNQQASREDTLQDVVQTT, encoded by the coding sequence ATGGCTGTATATACAAAGGAATTGGGAACAGTAGAAATATCTGATGATGTAGTAGCTGCAATAGCTGGTCTGGTTACGTTGGAGATAAAGGGTGTTGCAAATATGAGCGGCGGAGTAGTTGACGGCATAACAGAGGTGATCGGCAGAAAAAATTTAGCCAAAGGCATAAAGGTGAAATCTAACGAGAGAGATGTGACAATTGATGCGAACATAGTAATAAATTATGGAGACAGCATACCCGAGGTATCTGACAATATACAGAGAAAGATAAAGAATGATGTTGAAAAATATACCGGATTGAATGTGGTGGGTGTAAACGTACATGTTGTCGGTATAAGTCAGCCTGAGGAAGCAAAAAATCAGCAGGCGAGTCGCGAGGATACCCTGCAGGATGTAGTACAAACAACATAA
- a CDS encoding DsrE/DsrF/DrsH-like family protein: MSKKTMIVFSGDLDKAMAAFIIANGAASMGDDVTMFFTFWGLNILRKAQKVRVQKSMIEKMFGWMMPRGPEKLKLSKMNMGGIGSYMMRSIMKQKNVYSLNELMESAQAMGVKLIACTMSMDIMGIKKEELIDGIDYAGVATYLAHADEGNVNLFI, translated from the coding sequence ATGAGCAAAAAGACAATGATTGTGTTCTCAGGTGACTTGGACAAGGCAATGGCTGCCTTCATCATAGCCAACGGTGCCGCCTCCATGGGCGACGATGTAACCATGTTCTTTACATTCTGGGGCCTTAATATACTGAGGAAAGCGCAGAAGGTAAGGGTACAAAAGTCTATGATAGAAAAGATGTTCGGCTGGATGATGCCCAGGGGTCCAGAGAAGTTAAAGCTTTCTAAGATGAACATGGGCGGAATAGGAAGCTATATGATGAGGTCGATAATGAAGCAGAAGAATGTCTACTCCTTGAATGAGCTCATGGAGTCCGCCCAGGCCATGGGTGTAAAGCTTATAGCCTGTACCATGTCTATGGACATAATGGGCATAAAGAAAGAAGAGCTGATAGATGGCATTGATTATGCCGGTGTGGCCACATACCTGGCGCATGCTGACGAGGGAAATGTAAACCTGTTTATATAA
- a CDS encoding sulfurtransferase TusA family protein, with protein MERYINAKGLQCPGPIMKLFQEIKTMAPGDVVKIEASDFGFLKDVEAWCKKTGNKLLSLEQKDNVITALVEKA; from the coding sequence TTGGAAAGGTATATAAATGCCAAGGGGCTTCAGTGCCCCGGACCTATAATGAAACTTTTTCAGGAGATAAAGACCATGGCCCCCGGCGATGTCGTTAAGATTGAGGCATCCGACTTTGGATTTTTAAAGGATGTAGAGGCGTGGTGCAAAAAGACAGGCAACAAGCTGTTGTCCCTGGAGCAAAAGGATAACGTAATAACCGCACTGGTAGAAAAGGCATAG
- a CDS encoding FAD-dependent oxidoreductase → MRYLIIGAVAAGTKAASKIRREDGAAEITVLTSDSDISYAGCGLPYYIGDVIKERGELVVRNPEDFKMEQDIDVLTGWEALKISPDKKSVLARDLNTGTEKEFPYDKLILATGASPFIPPIDGVNIGNVFTLRRVVDADRIKQLVNSGVKNAVIVGGGFIGLEVGENLAKRGVNVTIIEMMETILPGFDKEIAMAMQNYLKEKGMNILTGEAVQAFKGDGTVKEVVTSKRTLPCDMAVLSIGVRPNTRLAVEAGIELGPTKAIAVDENMETNIKDIYAVGDCAENVNLITGQKVWYPMGSTANKTGRIAGINLADGKWSFKGVLGTTIVKLFDMTAAKTGLNETGAKKNGYDVLTVLVPSEDRAHYIPGYRMITTKLIVDKNSRRVLGGQIIGEGVVDKPIDILATAITFGARADDLVNLDLAYAPPVSTAMASTIVAGEVAVNKLDGKLRGISPTELHENLGRYYVVDVRSEPEYIISSIPGSVNIPFGQLKRQAVNLPRDKEIVLVCKIGKRAYMAYRILSQMGFENIMILDGGISSYPFETA, encoded by the coding sequence ATGCGTTATCTGATAATAGGAGCTGTGGCTGCAGGTACAAAGGCTGCTTCCAAAATTCGAAGAGAGGACGGAGCGGCCGAGATTACTGTCCTTACTTCCGACAGTGATATATCATATGCAGGCTGTGGCCTCCCTTATTATATCGGCGATGTAATAAAGGAGAGGGGTGAGCTGGTCGTAAGGAACCCCGAGGATTTTAAGATGGAACAGGACATAGATGTCCTCACCGGGTGGGAAGCATTAAAAATAAGCCCTGATAAAAAGAGCGTGCTGGCAAGGGATTTAAACACCGGCACGGAGAAAGAGTTTCCCTATGACAAGCTCATACTTGCCACTGGAGCCTCACCTTTTATCCCACCTATAGATGGTGTCAATATTGGTAATGTCTTTACCTTAAGGCGGGTAGTCGACGCAGATAGGATAAAACAACTTGTAAACTCAGGCGTTAAAAATGCCGTGATTGTAGGCGGAGGTTTTATAGGCTTAGAGGTAGGTGAAAACCTGGCAAAGAGAGGAGTAAATGTTACCATAATTGAGATGATGGAGACAATCCTGCCAGGTTTTGACAAGGAAATAGCAATGGCCATGCAGAATTATCTCAAGGAAAAAGGCATGAATATACTCACCGGCGAGGCGGTACAGGCCTTCAAGGGTGATGGGACCGTAAAAGAGGTCGTCACGTCCAAAAGGACTCTCCCCTGCGATATGGCGGTACTTTCAATCGGGGTAAGGCCAAATACCAGGCTTGCAGTCGAAGCCGGAATAGAGCTTGGCCCTACAAAGGCAATAGCAGTTGATGAAAACATGGAGACAAATATAAAGGATATCTATGCTGTAGGTGACTGTGCAGAGAATGTAAACCTCATAACCGGCCAGAAGGTATGGTATCCCATGGGTTCCACTGCCAATAAGACAGGCAGGATAGCTGGCATAAATCTGGCAGATGGCAAGTGGTCCTTTAAGGGTGTTCTCGGTACAACCATAGTAAAATTATTCGATATGACCGCCGCCAAGACCGGACTTAATGAGACAGGCGCAAAGAAAAATGGCTATGACGTCTTGACAGTTCTTGTCCCCTCGGAAGACAGGGCACACTATATACCCGGTTACAGGATGATTACCACCAAGCTTATTGTTGACAAAAACAGCCGCAGGGTACTCGGGGGACAGATAATAGGAGAAGGAGTAGTGGACAAGCCCATAGACATCCTGGCCACCGCTATTACATTTGGTGCAAGGGCTGATGACTTGGTAAACCTGGATTTAGCTTACGCACCACCTGTCTCAACGGCCATGGCATCAACCATAGTAGCTGGAGAGGTAGCAGTCAATAAACTGGATGGAAAGCTGAGGGGTATCTCCCCCACAGAGCTACATGAAAACCTCGGCAGGTACTATGTGGTGGATGTAAGAAGTGAACCAGAGTATATAATCAGTTCCATTCCCGGCTCGGTTAATATCCCCTTTGGCCAGTTAAAGAGGCAAGCCGTAAACCTTCCAAGAGATAAAGAGATAGTCCTTGTCTGTAAAATTGGCAAGAGGGCATATATGGCTTACAGGATATTGAGCCAGATGGGGTTTGAAAATATCATGATACTGGATGGGGGTATTTCCTCTTATCCATTTGAAACTGCATAG